The Ananas comosus cultivar F153 linkage group 22, ASM154086v1, whole genome shotgun sequence genome segment TTGTTTTTCAGTGTTGGGAAAGTTTCAGAAagttttttgttcctttttcaGGTGAggtttgaagatttttttttctgtgtttgTGTGGTGCGTCCAGTGTTTTAGGctcctgcttttttttttgttatggcTCCTTCTTATTGCTTTCGAGCGGTTGTTGATTGGTTCCTTGCTGATTTTTTTGCGCTGTATGGTTGCGTATGCCGCTGAGCCGTTGATGATGCCTTGTGAGTGTGTGTTCTGTGATCCGTTTTGTATTTGCGCATTAAGCGGTCCGGATATTTTTTCGTCCGATTATGTTTATTTATTGTCGCGTACTCGCTGATATATCTGGatatattatgtttattttttaatcttatttattattatccttctcgattttttttttttctctgattaAAAATACGAATTCGGCCGATTAatcgttttttcaaaaattcgcgataATTCGCAATGTAAACTAACatgattttataaaagaaaggctGTTAATATggtcaaaaagaaagaaagaaaaaaaaaaacgtcttTGCATTCTTAAAATTCTTAACCTATAAAAAGTTTTCTATTCTGCGCATCAGGTTATAGGTTTACTGTTACATGCAAAAAAAGCGGTTATAGTATATTAATGTGATGAAGTAGTAGTAATGTAGGTAGATAGCAAATATTCATTAACATTATTGATTAAAATCTTTCAAGGAATAAACATTATTAAGAGTTGATTGAAATCAGAAAAACTGAAATGAGAGTCCGTACCAAAGCATGTCCACTTAGGAGTCATGCGGTATCCATTGACATGCAAGCATTACCAGTATGTATCGCACGAAtgcgtgtcgtaccgtgccaagCAGACAGCGGCAAGTccccgtgccacagcactttaaaccttgctgaAATTTAATATCTTTGTATAAACAGCCGATAAAGGATCCGATAAAGGCACAAGCCAATCTCTCACCATATAACTCAATCGTTCAAATTCTACTTGATAATCCTACATCGAACCCCTCAGTTGAATATCATGCAACGCTATATTAAAATCCTCATACTAGGAGGGAGCAAATCGCTTAGTGAGGGCACCCAAAAATTGTCTCCAAGACGGACTCGCATCTCATTGGTCTTTATACCACGTACCAGCAAACTGATCACCTTCTAAGTGAATTGCGGCTAATTTGACCCTgtagaaaaccctagaaattcgATGCCACGATAAAGATAGAACGTGGGACAAGAAGTTTGGTAGAAATATTAATCCCAGATCAAACGCGAACATGAAGGAGAAGATAAAATATTCGGCCTAGGACTCCACAAAGACTCCGATACCAAATTGGTAGAAATCTCTTCTTTATTGGAGAAGAGAACTAGCAAGGTAAAAACCCTACTCTTTCTTGATGAAATTAATCAACAAAAAACTGAAGGACAGGTTTGCCTCTTATTTATATGCATGTAACAACCCTATTACGAGTGGGAatattattcaaattcaaatcaaattaaataacaaaaagtAATCCTAAAATAAGATGAAGAAACCCTAATTCGAATAGAAAAAGATTGATTTGTAACAAAGCATCTTCTCAAAATCACGGTGACTTGTGAAGGACCCAAGGTAGAGCTCATCTTGTCTAATTTTTAAGCAAAATAGCAGCCAACATTTGCCGAAGGAAACAGGAAGAGCCCAAAATGCACAGTTGAACCACATCAAGAGCCTAGACATGTCACATGACTTAGCATTGcagtacaaaaatttttttatttctctataTTTTAAGCTTAATTGAGGCTAATAGTTGGCAAATCTTCTGGTCATATAAACTAGTAAAGCCAACTGAACATGGTCGTACTTTAGTCAAATTTTAAGCCAAACATGAGCTGAACCTTGCGCATTCAACAGTATATAGCATCATATTTTATTTGCTTTACTCATCCTTGCAGCTATTTTTTGCTCAAACTCGAAAGCTATTgagaatttaaacaaaaaatataaaagtacgCAACAAAAGATGTAACTTCCCACAAAATCACCAATAAAAAACCATAGTCAAGATGATGTGCAACACGAAACATAACGGAGATTTCCAAGATGGACATGCAGAAAAACAGAATTACTTGAACTCTTCACACTGAAATTCATGTAGCTTAAAATCCAATAAGATTAACTGTTAAAAACTGCCATACTTACAGCGCCCAGTATCTCCAGGGTTCAATCCTCAAAAATCGAAGAAGACTGTATATATCCTCCAAGTTGTTCTGCCAAAGAAAGTGAGAATAAAAATGCTAAGCAGCAGTAAAAGATCAACCAATAAAAGAAATTGCAGATGGAGCTAGATCCTGAATTAAATTAATCTAAGGTCATCTACTAGAAGCACGTTTATAGCCCAGAAAGATATCAAACCAATCTGATTGAAAGACAGGCAGAGGTATTCCCAACACTAATTCAATGTCACGAAATTGCTATCAAAGTAGGAAGAACCAAAGAACAAATAAGCTTCTACTTCGTAAGTCAATCTTTATAATGAAAACCCAATACTTCTCTTTTCACATATGAGTCGGGTAGAGGTCTGCCAACCTCGCTCCCCATTTAGAATGGATTGATTTCTCAAAATAACAGTTTGGATGGAATAAGCTTCAATATTAATATGGTACCATTGAGATATATAGACTACAGCATAAGAATTGAACTACTTTTCTTAGAAAGTTTCTGACAGATAAATGAAAGCATGACAAAGCAGAATTATGTCTCTAACAACTTCTAAGAGAATGACAATCAGTAGGCACCATTCTGTCCGCGAAAACCTTTTAAATATAATACGATAGATGTCTGCACTTAATTTTCATATACATAAGCACTTGCAGACAAAATGCGAAAAGAGAAGTTTAAATACGTCATTGTAAAGCAGGTCAAAAGACATAAGCCAAAGACAGCAGAATTGGCTAAAAGATTAGATTCTCATAAGAGTGTCATCttacaaaacaaaattttgggaacaacaaatttgtttttatctttcatCAAGTGAGAACCGTGTTACACCATGTTCGAAGCAGATGAAAATAACCATCAAAAACAGAGTCAAGTTTCAAAGCTCGATGTAATTTTTACCTGAATAGGTGTGCCAGAAAGGCACCATCGCCGATCAGCAGAGAGAGCAGCAGCAGCGACAGAAATCTGGCTTTTTGCCGATTTAATAGTATGCGCTTCATCAAGAACAACTCTGAACCAGTGAACTGAGTAAAGTCCACCATTATCTGCAGCATTCTGCAAGAAAGGGTGGCAAGTACATGCAAAGTTGAGAGTTTCCATGCATGATACAAAAGTCTCACAATGTAAAGACACATAATAATTCGAGTATTACCTCAGCTGAAAATTCTGATGCTAAAACACCATAGGTTGTCAAAACAACATCACTTTGTGCCAGCAGTTTTGCATCTTTTGGCCTGCTTTGCCCATAATGAATGTAAATACCTAGAGAACCTGGTAAAACATGTGTTTCAATCTCATCCTGTAATCCAAAAAAACAAAGTTGCATAGAAGGTGAGGATTACATGAATAGTGTAAAGACAAGTATATACAGTTAACATCACCAATAACACAGTAAGGCCATATATATAACCATCAGAGTTACCTTCCACTGACTTAAGAGAGTCATGGGACAGACGATTAAATTGCCCCCACCTGTAAGTGCAGTCTTGGGTTTCAGTAGCTTACTAAAACGAGATATACTTGTTGATTTCTTGAAAGCATTGCCGAATTGATCGGATGCGTTGATTTTGCTAGCTTCGTCAGCAACCTGACTTGCAGAGGAAGTAGACAAACACCCTTTGCCAGTTTCAGCAAGCAAAAGAGCTATAGTCATGATGGTCTTGCCGAGTCCCATCACATCTGCCAGAATCTTAGAATTGCATTGACTTTTGTCAACATCAAAAATGGCTTAAAATTGTTTAGCAATATGCGGACGGACTTTGCTTAAAATAAAGATAGATTAGTACCCCGCCTCTTGCAATCTGAAGAGTATTTGGAAATTCAGTAGTGGCATCCCCTGAAAATGGATTTAGATAAACAACAAGCCCTCTCCTTGAAACAGACAAAAAAGAACAGTCAACAAACTCTTAATACTGTtaaaatcaaaagaaacaaCATTTCTACGTAATGAGATTGAAGCCTAATCTTTTATTGTCATCATACTTATCCACAAGGCGATATGCATCCCAACAGGGGTGAAGAGTCATGCTTGCATCCTCTTTACACCTTCCTTTCTCAAGCTGCATCATCCAATGAAGAGCCTGTTTTTGATAAGGGCGTAGATCACATCGAAGAGTGTCAGGTGGATCCATCTCCTACAACACGAAACCGGAGAGTCGCACACTGTTTTACTTTGAATAAAATGAAGGCAATAATTCTTACAAATGTGCATTAAAGAAAATTTGTATGAGTTACCTCCAATTCGGGACTATCTGTGATTCCTATAATACTATCTAATTCAAATTCTGATATAATCTCCTGATCATTTTGAACTTTACTTCCAGTAGGAGATAGCTTTCTACATTTCTCAGAAGGTAACTTTGTTGTCGGCAATCTGGAGCTACCCTGTTCAAACACTATCTTCAGAAACAATCCAGCAttagaagaaaatgagaaattaTTTAGCATTTACCTTAGATATCATGGGTCGTTTCCTAGTCTCAATGTCCTCTGGAGTAAGCTCAGCCTGAATGgtaaattaaagagaaaaatgcGATCAACAATGAGGACATCACGAGGGGAAAACAAATCAGCTTCTCATACAAAATTGTTCCATTTAACAATATTTTCTCAGTGATAAAACAACCTTCAAGATTTAAAgagtttattttattattaaacaagcatcttcgattctacaaatATCTTTTTTCACGAACCTGCAAAGCAAAAGGATGACTTCAAAACACAAATTAAAGCAAATTAAGCACGTAAATGTAGTGTACTGAATTCCAGTATACTTTCCCGAACTTTGGCTAAATTGGGCAAAGTACAAAGAAAATGGGGTACGAGACTATTGGAGGAAGTTTAGAAGCAAAAGTTGTGGGTTGAGTTGAATTTCATTGAATGAGAGGGGTTAAGTTGCAATTGTGTTGGGGCTTACGGATAAAGCCTACCTCACCTActttctcttttgtcttctacccatacaaaagaaaaaaaaaaaaaccctacttTCTCTCTAAGCCCTTTTCC includes the following:
- the LOC109727388 gene encoding putative SWI/SNF-related matrix-associated actin-dependent regulator of chromatin subfamily A member 3-like 2, which codes for MISKGSSRLPTTKLPSEKCRKLSPTGSKVQNDQEIISEFELDSIIGITDSPELEEMDPPDTLRCDLRPYQKQALHWMMQLEKGRCKEDASMTLHPCWDAYRLVDKRGLVVYLNPFSGDATTEFPNTLQIARGGILADVMGLGKTIMTIALLLAETGKGCLSTSSASQVADEASKINASDQFGNAFKKSTSISRFSKLLKPKTALTGGGNLIVCPMTLLSQWKDEIETHVLPGSLGIYIHYGQSRPKDAKLLAQSDVVLTTYGVLASEFSAENAADNGGLYSVHWFRVVLDEAHTIKSAKSQISVAAAALSADRRWCLSGTPIQNNLEDIYSLLRFLRIEPWRYWAL